The following are encoded together in the Halomonas halophila genome:
- a CDS encoding DUF2905 domain-containing protein, protein MSRTLIVIGLLLFAAGLLWPWLGRLPLGQLPGDILIRRGHTTFYVPLTSMLLISAILTLLLWLFRR, encoded by the coding sequence ATGTCACGCACGCTGATCGTCATCGGCCTGCTGCTGTTCGCCGCCGGGCTGCTGTGGCCCTGGCTCGGTCGGCTGCCCCTGGGGCAGCTGCCGGGCGATATCCTGATCCGCCGCGGCCACACCACCTTCTACGTTCCCCTCACCAGCATGCTGCTGATCAGCGCCATACTGACGCTGCTGCTGTGGCTTTTCCGACGTTGA
- a CDS encoding FAD-binding and (Fe-S)-binding domain-containing protein gives MIARLDTGRLSASDRSDAPYLHFLEALADAGFEGEIAPDYANRTVLATDNSIYQRLPQAVIYPKNATDLERLARLAARDEFRRVALAPRGGGTGTNGQSLTDGLVVDVSKHMTAILDIDVEARRVRVQAGVVKDQLNAALKPHGLFFAPELSTSNRATLGGMIATDASGQGSCEYGKTRNHVLELDSVLLGGERLVTRPVDDDELEALCQRDDAVGRVHRMAREIIDTERERIRETFPPLNRCLTGYDLAHLRTEDGKFDLNSVLCGAEGSLAFTSEAVLNVLPIPKHSTLVNVRYAGFMDALRDARALMSSSRSSPEQPQARPTSIETVDDKVLGLAQQDFVWDSVGEFFPDTGDTPTHGINLVEFNDDDPERLAARVASFCAHLAEDDSVIRLGYTQAVGREAITRVYGMRKRAVGLLGNVQGEKRPLPFVEDTAVPPEHLADYIAEFRALLDARGLAYGMFGHVDAGVLHVRPALDMKDPAQEAMIREISDEVAALTQKYGGLLWGEHGKGVRSEYAPAFFGPLYPSLQRLKGAFDPHNQLNPGKIATPLALSKPPEDAAPSIPPEDAAPSIPPEDAGRAQASASEPTTPSDDEQAVKWVDPDLLAIDGVPTRGQHDRRIDERVWQAHGDAVYCNGNGACYNYDPDDAMCPSWKATRQRIHSPKGRASLMREWLRLQGEAGVDVLEASRDARRGGALGALKAFPGKLKNTLAKRRGEDDFSHEVYDAMAGCLACKSCAGQCPVKVSVPTFRSQFLEVYHGRYLRPPRDYLIGGLEFMMPALSRIAPLYNAALDSRWVSRLLAGPVGMVDSPKLSRARLDKQLTAWGVAPATPTTLGRLTETQKANSVVLVQDAFTSHFESRLVMDVVELLERLDVRVFVAPFSPNGKPLHVQGFLGAFERTAEKQAERLRTLAEFGVPLVGIDPAMTLTYRQEYVKALGADAVPEVQLLPEWLSERLAERAPELAPQGASLDDPGYRLLAHCTEKTNAPGTPKAWQRLFAAFGLELEVVATGCCGMSGTYGHEARNLETSKTIYAQSWQPKVEDPANAGRLLASGYSCRSQAKRLSDAALPHPLQGLLSAIRRAT, from the coding sequence ATGATCGCCAGACTGGACACCGGGCGCCTCAGCGCCTCCGACCGTTCCGACGCCCCCTACCTGCACTTTCTCGAGGCCCTCGCGGACGCCGGCTTCGAGGGCGAGATCGCCCCCGACTACGCCAACCGCACGGTGCTGGCCACCGACAATTCGATCTACCAGCGCCTGCCCCAGGCGGTCATCTATCCGAAGAATGCCACCGACCTGGAGCGCCTGGCCCGGCTGGCCGCCCGCGACGAGTTTCGCCGGGTGGCACTCGCCCCGCGCGGCGGCGGCACCGGCACCAACGGCCAGTCGCTGACCGACGGCCTGGTGGTCGACGTCTCGAAGCACATGACCGCCATCCTCGACATCGACGTCGAGGCCCGCCGGGTGCGCGTCCAGGCCGGCGTGGTCAAGGACCAGCTCAACGCCGCGCTCAAGCCCCACGGGCTGTTCTTTGCCCCGGAGCTCTCCACCTCCAACCGCGCCACCCTCGGTGGCATGATCGCCACCGATGCCAGCGGCCAGGGCAGCTGCGAGTACGGCAAGACCCGCAACCACGTGCTCGAACTCGACAGCGTGCTGCTCGGCGGCGAGCGCCTGGTCACCCGCCCGGTGGACGACGACGAACTCGAGGCGCTGTGCCAGCGCGACGACGCCGTGGGCCGGGTGCACCGCATGGCCCGCGAGATCATCGACACCGAGCGCGAACGCATCCGCGAGACCTTCCCGCCGCTCAACCGCTGCCTGACCGGCTACGACCTGGCGCACCTGCGCACCGAGGACGGCAAGTTCGATCTCAACAGCGTGCTGTGCGGCGCCGAGGGCTCGCTGGCCTTCACCAGCGAGGCGGTGCTCAACGTGCTGCCGATCCCGAAGCATTCGACCCTGGTCAACGTGCGCTACGCCGGCTTCATGGACGCCCTGCGCGACGCTCGGGCCCTGATGTCCAGCAGTCGCTCTTCACCAGAGCAGCCGCAGGCGCGCCCCACCTCCATCGAGACGGTGGACGACAAGGTGCTGGGCCTGGCCCAGCAGGACTTCGTGTGGGACAGCGTCGGCGAGTTCTTTCCTGACACCGGCGACACGCCGACCCACGGCATCAACCTGGTCGAGTTCAACGACGACGATCCCGAGCGTCTGGCCGCGCGGGTCGCGTCTTTCTGCGCGCACCTCGCCGAGGACGACAGCGTCATCCGGCTGGGCTACACCCAGGCCGTGGGCCGCGAAGCGATCACCCGGGTCTACGGCATGCGCAAGCGCGCCGTGGGCCTGCTCGGCAACGTCCAGGGCGAGAAGCGCCCGCTGCCCTTCGTCGAGGACACCGCGGTGCCGCCTGAGCATCTGGCCGACTACATCGCCGAGTTCCGCGCCCTGCTCGACGCCCGCGGCCTGGCCTACGGCATGTTCGGCCACGTCGACGCCGGCGTGCTGCACGTGCGCCCGGCGCTGGACATGAAGGACCCGGCCCAGGAAGCGATGATCCGCGAGATCTCCGACGAGGTCGCCGCGCTGACCCAGAAGTACGGCGGCCTGCTGTGGGGCGAGCACGGCAAGGGTGTGCGCTCGGAATACGCGCCGGCCTTCTTTGGCCCGCTCTACCCGAGCCTGCAGCGGCTCAAGGGCGCCTTCGACCCGCATAACCAGCTCAACCCGGGCAAGATCGCGACGCCGCTCGCTCTTTCCAAGCCGCCCGAAGACGCGGCGCCATCTATCCCGCCCGAAGACGCGGCGCCATCTATCCCGCCCGAAGACGCGGGTAGGGCCCAGGCTTCCGCTTCCGAGCCGACAACGCCGAGCGACGACGAGCAGGCCGTGAAGTGGGTCGACCCGGACCTGCTGGCCATCGACGGCGTGCCGACCCGCGGCCAGCATGACCGCCGCATCGACGAACGGGTCTGGCAGGCCCACGGCGACGCCGTCTACTGCAACGGCAACGGCGCCTGCTACAACTACGATCCCGACGACGCCATGTGCCCGTCGTGGAAGGCCACCCGCCAGCGCATCCACTCGCCCAAGGGCCGCGCCAGCCTGATGCGCGAATGGCTGCGCCTGCAGGGCGAGGCCGGCGTCGACGTGCTCGAGGCCTCGCGCGACGCCCGACGCGGCGGCGCCTTGGGCGCGCTCAAGGCCTTCCCCGGCAAGCTGAAGAACACCCTGGCCAAACGCCGCGGCGAGGACGACTTCTCCCACGAGGTCTACGACGCCATGGCGGGCTGCCTGGCCTGCAAGTCCTGCGCCGGCCAGTGCCCGGTGAAGGTCAGCGTGCCGACCTTCCGCTCGCAGTTCCTCGAGGTCTATCACGGCCGCTATCTGCGTCCGCCCCGCGACTACCTGATCGGCGGTCTGGAGTTCATGATGCCGGCGCTGTCCCGCATCGCGCCGCTCTACAACGCCGCCCTGGACAGCCGCTGGGTCAGCCGCCTGCTGGCCGGTCCCGTGGGCATGGTCGACAGCCCCAAGCTGTCCCGGGCGCGCCTGGACAAGCAGCTCACGGCCTGGGGCGTGGCGCCGGCCACGCCGACCACCCTCGGCCGGCTCACCGAGACGCAGAAGGCCAACAGCGTGGTGCTGGTGCAGGACGCCTTCACCAGTCACTTCGAGTCCCGGCTTGTGATGGACGTGGTCGAGCTGCTCGAGCGCCTCGACGTGCGGGTGTTCGTCGCGCCCTTCTCACCCAACGGCAAGCCGCTGCACGTGCAGGGCTTCCTTGGCGCCTTCGAGCGCACCGCCGAGAAGCAGGCCGAGCGCCTGCGGACGCTGGCCGAGTTCGGGGTGCCGCTGGTCGGCATCGACCCGGCGATGACCCTGACCTACCGCCAGGAGTACGTGAAGGCGCTGGGCGCCGACGCCGTGCCCGAGGTACAGCTGCTGCCCGAATGGCTGAGTGAGCGGCTGGCCGAGCGAGCGCCCGAGCTGGCACCGCAGGGCGCCAGCCTCGACGATCCCGGCTACCGGCTGCTCGCCCATTGCACCGAGAAGACCAACGCCCCGGGCACGCCCAAGGCCTGGCAGCGGCTGTTCGCCGCCTTCGGCCTCGAGCTCGAGGTGGTCGCCACCGGCTGCTGCGGCATGTCCGGCACCTACGGTCACGAGGCACGCAACCTCGAGACCTCGAAGACCATCTACGCCCAGTCCTGGCAGCCGAAGGTCGAGGACCCGGCCAACGCCGGCCGGCTGCTGGCCAGCGGCTACTCCTGCCGCAGCCAGGCCAAGCGCCTCTCGGATGCCGCCCTGCCCCATCCGCTGCAGGGGCTTCTGAGCGCCATCAGGCGGGCCACCTGA
- a CDS encoding cation:proton antiporter, whose protein sequence is MEHAGFDLAMIGLLALICQWLAWQLKLPAILTLLVAGIAAGPVTGLLNPDALFGDLLFPLVSLAVAVILFEGSLTLNFRELGGHGRTVRRLVTWGALITGVIATVAARLLLDLSWEMASVLGALLVVTGPTVILPMLQTLRAREHLTQILRWEGILIDPMGAIGAVLVYEFVALGAGGEAATQTLMVFAQTALIGFGLGIAGGWCWGLVLRQHWLPHQLHSFGTLMLMLTLFTVSNQLFHESGLLTVTVMGVWMANMRGVPTRPIIEFKETLSVLLISGLFLLLAARLTVEQLALLSWPTWIFLLVLVGVARPLSVWLCTLGSNLAWREKALLAFISPRGIVAAAVASLFALRLEEEGMPGAEMLVPVTFLVIISTVVSQSLLSRPLARWLGVQRPSPNGVLIIGANAVARQLACKLRDAGVSVVLADSSWDAIQLARNEGLTTYYGDPLSEHAAQHLELSGIGYLLPLSPYRELNDLAALHFEHLLGRDRVFRLAVDEGRRGNRPQGQALDHLPLLFGRDVTFAKLSRLVAEGGEVRLERCGEKFRMEPLRQGHAGRWLPMICIGPAGRLRLATAETGLSPKRGDTLISLVYADSPKHSLQTVASPI, encoded by the coding sequence ATGGAGCATGCCGGTTTCGACCTGGCGATGATCGGCCTGCTGGCGCTGATCTGCCAATGGCTCGCCTGGCAGCTGAAGCTGCCCGCCATCCTGACGCTGCTGGTTGCCGGCATCGCCGCCGGCCCGGTCACGGGTCTGCTGAACCCCGATGCGCTGTTCGGCGACCTGCTGTTCCCGCTGGTCTCGCTGGCGGTGGCGGTGATCCTGTTCGAGGGCAGCCTGACGCTGAACTTCCGCGAGCTCGGCGGCCACGGACGCACGGTGCGCCGGCTGGTGACCTGGGGCGCGCTGATCACCGGCGTCATCGCCACCGTGGCCGCCCGGCTGCTGCTGGACCTCTCCTGGGAGATGGCCAGCGTGCTGGGGGCGCTGCTGGTGGTCACCGGCCCCACCGTGATCCTGCCGATGCTGCAGACGCTGCGCGCCCGCGAGCACCTGACCCAGATCCTGCGCTGGGAAGGCATCCTGATCGATCCCATGGGCGCCATCGGCGCGGTGCTGGTCTACGAGTTCGTGGCCCTGGGCGCCGGCGGCGAGGCGGCCACCCAGACGTTGATGGTGTTCGCCCAGACGGCGCTGATCGGCTTCGGCCTCGGCATCGCCGGCGGCTGGTGCTGGGGCCTGGTGCTTCGGCAGCACTGGCTGCCCCACCAGCTGCACAGCTTCGGCACCCTGATGCTGATGCTGACGCTGTTCACCGTCTCCAACCAGCTGTTCCACGAGTCGGGGCTGCTCACGGTGACGGTGATGGGTGTATGGATGGCCAACATGCGCGGCGTACCGACCCGCCCCATCATCGAGTTCAAGGAAACCCTCTCGGTGCTGCTGATCTCGGGGCTCTTCCTGCTGCTCGCCGCGCGGCTCACCGTGGAGCAGCTGGCGCTGCTGAGCTGGCCGACCTGGATCTTCCTGCTGGTGCTGGTGGGCGTCGCCCGGCCGCTGTCGGTCTGGCTGTGCACCCTGGGCAGCAACCTGGCATGGCGCGAGAAGGCGCTGCTGGCGTTCATCTCGCCGCGCGGCATCGTGGCCGCCGCGGTGGCCTCGCTGTTCGCCCTGCGCCTCGAGGAGGAAGGCATGCCCGGGGCCGAGATGCTGGTGCCGGTGACCTTCCTGGTGATCATCAGCACCGTGGTCAGCCAGAGCCTGCTGTCGCGCCCCCTGGCCCGCTGGCTGGGCGTGCAGCGCCCCTCACCCAACGGCGTGCTGATCATCGGCGCCAACGCCGTGGCACGCCAGCTGGCCTGCAAGCTACGCGACGCCGGCGTCAGCGTGGTACTGGCCGACAGCAGCTGGGACGCCATCCAGCTGGCCCGCAACGAAGGCCTGACCACCTACTACGGCGACCCGCTCTCCGAGCACGCCGCTCAGCACCTGGAGCTCAGCGGCATCGGCTACCTGCTGCCGCTCTCGCCGTACCGGGAGCTCAACGACCTGGCGGCGCTGCACTTCGAGCACCTGCTGGGCCGCGATCGGGTCTTCCGCCTGGCGGTGGACGAGGGCCGTCGTGGCAACCGCCCCCAGGGCCAGGCGCTGGATCATCTGCCGCTGCTGTTCGGCCGCGACGTCACCTTCGCCAAGCTGTCGCGCCTGGTGGCGGAAGGTGGCGAAGTGCGCCTGGAGCGCTGCGGCGAGAAATTCCGCATGGAACCGCTGCGGCAGGGACACGCCGGCCGCTGGCTGCCGATGATCTGCATCGGCCCCGCCGGACGGCTGCGCCTGGCGACGGCCGAGACCGGCCTGTCGCCCAAACGCGGCGACACCCTGATCAGCCTGGTCTACGCCGACTCGCCCAAGCACTCGCTGCAGACGGTCGCCAGCCCGATCTAG
- the eat gene encoding ethanolamine permease codes for MNDATLDQDYLAKRQLKKGSAGWLLLAGLGVSYVISGDFAGWNFGIAEAGWGGFVIAAGLMGLMYFALVLSLAEMSAAIPAAGGGYSFARQAMGPAGGYLTGLAVLIEYALAPAAIVIFIGAAVEELLGLNGPAIYALFYAVFIGIHLTGAGEALKVMMVISGLAVFAILATALALFGVFDASNLFDIAPSDAAGASAFLPFGWAGVWAALPFGMWLFLAVEGVPLAAEEAKNPARDVPRGIIGAMLFLLVTAVLVVVLLAGAAGAGAIGASGVPLVDALKAADHPTLATLVNVLGLAGLVASFFSIIYGYSRLVFALSRAGYLPKMLSLTSRRKAPTWALVVPGVFGFLVSLSGEGDLILGMAVVGATVSYALMALSHILLRVKRPELARPYRTPGGILTSGVALVLSLVALSGVYAFDPRAFLYTLGLFALGAAYFFLYSRNTLVAKTAEEEFALVADAEESLEASGGTDAETDTRPSPAG; via the coding sequence ATGAACGACGCGACCCTGGACCAGGACTACCTGGCCAAACGACAGCTGAAGAAGGGCAGCGCCGGCTGGCTGCTGCTGGCCGGCCTCGGCGTGTCCTATGTGATCTCCGGCGACTTCGCCGGATGGAACTTCGGCATCGCCGAGGCGGGCTGGGGCGGCTTCGTCATCGCCGCCGGCCTGATGGGCCTGATGTACTTCGCCCTGGTGCTGTCGCTGGCCGAGATGTCGGCGGCGATTCCCGCCGCCGGCGGCGGCTACAGCTTCGCCCGCCAGGCGATGGGCCCGGCCGGCGGCTACCTGACCGGCCTGGCGGTGCTGATCGAATATGCCCTGGCGCCGGCGGCCATCGTCATCTTCATCGGCGCCGCGGTGGAGGAGCTGCTGGGGCTCAACGGCCCCGCGATCTACGCGCTGTTCTACGCGGTGTTCATCGGCATCCATCTGACCGGCGCCGGCGAGGCGCTCAAGGTGATGATGGTGATCAGTGGCCTGGCGGTGTTCGCCATCCTGGCCACCGCGCTGGCACTGTTCGGCGTCTTCGATGCCAGCAACCTGTTCGACATCGCGCCCAGCGATGCCGCCGGCGCCAGCGCCTTCCTGCCCTTCGGCTGGGCCGGGGTGTGGGCCGCGCTGCCGTTCGGCATGTGGCTGTTCCTGGCGGTGGAGGGCGTACCGCTGGCCGCCGAGGAAGCCAAGAACCCGGCCCGTGATGTGCCCCGCGGCATCATCGGCGCGATGCTGTTCCTGCTGGTCACGGCGGTGCTGGTGGTGGTGCTGCTGGCAGGGGCCGCCGGGGCCGGCGCCATCGGCGCGAGCGGCGTGCCGCTGGTCGACGCACTCAAGGCCGCCGATCATCCGACGCTGGCCACTCTGGTCAACGTGCTGGGCCTGGCCGGGCTGGTTGCCTCCTTCTTCTCGATCATCTACGGCTACAGTCGCCTGGTCTTCGCCCTGTCCCGGGCCGGGTACCTGCCGAAGATGCTGTCGCTGACCAGTCGCCGCAAGGCACCGACCTGGGCGCTGGTGGTGCCGGGCGTGTTCGGTTTCCTGGTCTCGCTGAGCGGCGAGGGTGACCTGATCCTGGGCATGGCCGTGGTCGGCGCCACCGTGTCCTACGCGCTGATGGCGCTGAGCCATATCCTGCTGCGCGTGAAGCGCCCGGAGCTCGCGCGCCCCTACAGGACGCCCGGCGGCATCCTGACCTCCGGCGTGGCCCTGGTGCTGTCGCTGGTGGCGTTGTCCGGCGTGTATGCCTTCGATCCGCGGGCCTTCCTCTACACCCTGGGGCTGTTCGCACTCGGTGCGGCCTACTTCTTCCTGTACAGCAGGAACACCCTGGTGGCGAAGACCGCCGAGGAGGAGTTCGCGCTGGTGGCGGACGCCGAGGAGAGCCTCGAGGCCAGCGGCGGCACTGATGCCGAGACCGACACCAGGCCCAGCCCCGCAGGGTAA